A genomic region of Mycobacterium sp. Aquia_213 contains the following coding sequences:
- a CDS encoding DUF962 domain-containing protein, producing the protein MGQAPPPEAPFADKMAYYRTQHTSKGVRTTHRFGIPIIAAGLPLMFAKPKVGAPMFIGGWAMQILGHRLFEKNLPSTHKGWITYQLTGVIDVCEQYGEMLARRSQRKAGLR; encoded by the coding sequence ATGGGTCAAGCCCCGCCTCCCGAAGCGCCGTTTGCCGACAAGATGGCCTACTACCGCACGCAACACACGTCGAAGGGGGTCAGGACGACCCATCGCTTCGGCATCCCGATCATCGCGGCCGGGCTGCCGCTGATGTTCGCCAAGCCAAAGGTCGGTGCCCCGATGTTCATCGGCGGATGGGCCATGCAAATCCTCGGTCACCGATTATTCGAGAAGAACCTGCCATCGACCCACAAGGGATGGATCACGTATCAACTCACCGGGGTCATCGACGTCTGCGAGCAATACGGCGAAATGCTGGCGCGACGCAGCCAGCGGAAAGCGGGATTACGGTGA
- a CDS encoding alpha/beta fold hydrolase has product MPTIQTRAGRVAYDEIGSGPTVVLLHATLHDRRDFDPIREALARRYRTIAVDWPGHGDSDPVGSAAEPSAPLFADVLEDVVDGLGLTRAVLIGNSVGGFAAARLAITRPDRVAGLVLVNTGGFVPLGPTTRAFCRVIGSPAFVRLGASAFIRGYMKAKNDSDRKIAERAIAAAKTSEGIRTLTGLWRSFATPAHDLRSRAAELTVPTLIVWGRKDIAIPLRAGRATHDAIAGSRLEILDTGHVVFSSDPAGFLAVAEPFLESVGSSEMGAPRKPL; this is encoded by the coding sequence ATGCCGACAATCCAAACCCGGGCAGGCCGGGTTGCCTATGACGAGATTGGCAGCGGGCCAACGGTTGTGCTGCTGCACGCAACGCTGCACGACCGCCGGGACTTCGACCCGATCCGCGAGGCGCTGGCCCGCCGCTACCGCACCATTGCAGTGGACTGGCCGGGGCACGGAGACTCGGATCCCGTGGGCTCGGCCGCTGAGCCCAGTGCCCCACTGTTCGCCGATGTACTCGAGGATGTCGTCGACGGCTTGGGTCTGACGCGGGCTGTGCTGATTGGAAATTCGGTCGGCGGGTTTGCCGCCGCGCGGTTGGCGATTACCCGGCCCGATCGTGTTGCGGGACTCGTCCTGGTCAACACCGGCGGCTTCGTGCCGTTGGGCCCGACGACGCGTGCCTTCTGCCGGGTCATCGGCTCGCCGGCGTTTGTCCGGCTCGGTGCGTCGGCATTCATCCGGGGCTACATGAAGGCCAAGAACGACAGCGATCGGAAGATCGCCGAGCGCGCGATCGCGGCGGCGAAAACGTCCGAAGGGATTCGGACGTTGACCGGGCTCTGGCGAAGCTTCGCGACGCCCGCACACGATTTACGAAGCCGCGCAGCGGAACTGACCGTCCCCACGCTCATCGTATGGGGCCGCAAGGACATCGCGATACCGCTGCGCGCCGGACGCGCCACGCATGACGCCATCGCGGGTTCGCGCCTCGAGATCCTGGACACCGGGCACGTGGTCTTTTCATCGGACCCGGCGGGCTTCTTGGCGGTCGCCGAGCCGTTTCTGGAATCGGTCGGTAGTAGCGAGATGGGTGCGCCTCGAAAGCCCTTATAG